From the genome of Gammaproteobacteria bacterium, one region includes:
- a CDS encoding prepilin-type N-terminal cleavage/methylation domain-containing protein: MKQQQSGFTLVEIAIVLVIIGILLGGILKGQEMITNAKVRNVVDQGSAIKAAFFAFQDRYRALPGDYSVASTNIAGVSVGVNGGNGDGNGRVDTNNDRGLFWLHLAAAGFITGNFDGQANANNINNCPSTRCATNAFGRPLMFSWGSAADGTNRASHELRTGRSIPVEVLAEIDRKVDDGIPRTGKFQVDQSANASTCRTGAGAASTYQVAVANPQSDCGGVHIF; encoded by the coding sequence ATGAAACAACAGCAATCCGGTTTTACACTGGTGGAAATCGCCATCGTCCTGGTGATCATCGGCATCCTGCTGGGCGGCATCCTGAAAGGTCAGGAGATGATCACCAACGCCAAAGTGCGCAATGTGGTGGATCAGGGCAGCGCCATCAAGGCGGCGTTTTTCGCCTTTCAGGATCGTTATCGCGCCCTGCCCGGGGACTACTCGGTGGCGTCCACCAACATTGCCGGCGTCAGTGTCGGCGTCAATGGCGGCAACGGCGACGGCAACGGCAGGGTGGACACCAACAACGACCGGGGCTTGTTCTGGCTGCATCTGGCGGCGGCGGGCTTCATCACCGGCAATTTCGACGGCCAGGCCAATGCCAACAACATCAACAACTGCCCGTCCACCCGTTGTGCCACCAACGCCTTCGGCCGGCCCTTGATGTTCTCCTGGGGTTCGGCGGCGGACGGGACCAACCGGGCGAGCCATGAATTGCGTACCGGCCGCAGCATTCCTGTGGAAGTGCTGGCGGAAATCGACCGCAAGGTGGATGACGGTATCCCCCGTACCGGCAAGTTCCAGGTGGACCAGTCGGCCAATGCCAGCACCTGCCGGACTGGTGCGGGCGCTGCCAGCACCTATCAGGTTGCGGTGGCCAATCCCCAGTCCGACTGCGGTGGCGTGCATATATTCTGA
- a CDS encoding ABC transporter ATP-binding protein, with product MDSAALTVSDVTKYYGRTPVLHDVALKVEPGECFGLVGANGAGKTTLIKCLLDLSRADRGRIELFGVDSRETKARSRLAFLPERFTPPHHLNGWRFLRTMVDMYECGAGNAEIAAVVRSLDLSPGALNKPVRAYSKGMAQKLGLAACLLSGKALLVLDEPMSGLDPKARALVKQALAARKKAGQSLFFSTHLLHDVDSLCDRLAILHGGRVVFSGSPAACRATYHSTDLEKAYLAAINATVVA from the coding sequence ATGGACAGCGCTGCCCTGACCGTTAGCGATGTGACGAAATATTACGGCCGGACGCCGGTGTTGCATGATGTTGCGCTCAAAGTCGAGCCGGGTGAATGTTTCGGCTTGGTCGGCGCCAACGGCGCCGGCAAAACCACGCTGATCAAATGCCTGCTCGATCTCAGCCGCGCCGATCGCGGCAGAATTGAACTGTTCGGCGTGGACAGCCGCGAAACAAAAGCGCGGTCGCGCCTGGCTTTTCTTCCCGAACGGTTCACGCCGCCCCATCACTTAAACGGTTGGCGTTTTTTGCGTACCATGGTGGACATGTATGAATGCGGCGCCGGGAATGCGGAGATTGCGGCGGTGGTGCGCTCGCTGGATTTGTCCCCTGGCGCTTTGAACAAGCCGGTGCGGGCCTATTCCAAGGGCATGGCGCAAAAGCTGGGCCTGGCAGCCTGTCTTTTGAGCGGCAAAGCGCTGCTGGTGCTGGATGAGCCCATGAGCGGTTTGGATCCCAAAGCCCGCGCCCTGGTAAAGCAGGCCTTGGCGGCGCGCAAGAAGGCGGGCCAAAGCCTTTTTTTCTCCACCCATCTCCTGCACGATGTGGACAGCCTGTGCGACCGCCTGGCGATTTTGCACGGTGGCCGTGTGGTGTTCTCGGGCAGCCCGGCCGCGTGCCGCGCGACCTACCACAGCACCGATCTGGAAAAGGCCTATCTCGCCGCCATCAACGCGACTGTTGTGGCATAG